Proteins encoded together in one Ictidomys tridecemlineatus isolate mIctTri1 chromosome 3, mIctTri1.hap1, whole genome shotgun sequence window:
- the LOC101971548 gene encoding olfactory receptor 2T29, producing MDITTWMNNHTGWTDFILVGLFSQSQHPSLLCVAIFVVFLMALSGNALLILLIHSNVQLHTPMYFFISQLSLVDMMYISITVPKVLLDQMLDVSTISVPECGIQMFLYVTLGGSEHFLLAAMAYDRYMAICHPLRYPMLMNHRVCLLLVSGCWFLGSVDGFMLTSITMTFPFCKSRKIHHFFCEVPAVMKLSCSDTSLYETLMYLCCVLMLLIPVTVISVSYSCILLTIHRMNSAEGRRKALATCSSHMMVVMLFYGAAVYNYMLPSSYHTPQKDMVVSVFYTILTPVLNPLIYSFRNKDVTGALRKMLSVGTFFRETIK from the coding sequence ATGGACATCACCACCTGGATGAACAATCACACAGGGTGGACAGATTTCATTCTGGTGGGACTCTTCAGTCAATCCCAACATCCATCTCTGCTTTGTGTGGCCATCTTTGTGGTTTTCTTGATGGCCTTGTCCGGAAATGCTCTCCTAATCCTCCTGATACACTCCAATGTCCAGCtccacactcccatgtacttCTTCATCAGCCAGCTGTCCCTCGTGGACATGATGTACATCTCCATCACTGTGCCCAAGGTGCTCCTGGACCAGATGCTGGATGTGAGTACCATCTCCGTCCCTGAATGTGGGATACAGATGTTCCTCTATGTGACACTAGGAGGCTCAGAACATTTCCTTCTGGCAGctatggcctatgaccgctacaTGGCCATCTGCCATCCGCTTCGTTACCCTATGCTCATGAACCACAGGGTGTGTCTCCTCCTGGTATCTGGCTGCTGGTTCCTAGGATCAGTGGATGGCTTCATGCTGACTTCTATCACCATGACCTTCCCATTCTGCAAATCCCGGAAGATCCatcacttcttctgtgaagtgcctgccgtgatgaagctctcctgctcagacacctcgcTCTATGAGACACTCATGTACCTGTGCTGTGTCCTCATGCTCCTCATCCCTGTGACAGTCATTTCAGTATCTTATTCCTGCATCCTCCTCACCATCCACAGGATGAACTctgcagagggcaggaggaaggccctGGCCACCTGCTCCTCACACATGATGGTGGTCATGCTCTTCTATGGTGCTGCTGTCTACAACTATATGCTTCCCAGCTCCTACCACACCCCGCAGAAGGACATGGTGGTGTCCGTCTTTTACACCATACTCACACCTGTGCTGAACCCCTTAATCTACAGTTTTAGGAACAAAGATGTTACTGGGGCTCTGAGAAAAATGTTGAGTGTGGGAACTTTTTTCCGGGAAACAATAAAATAG